From a single Lewinella sp. LCG006 genomic region:
- the recO gene encoding DNA repair protein RecO encodes MLVKTRGIVFRTHKYGESSLIVEMYTEQKGLRKYIISGVRSAKARTQASLLQVMTLLEIVAYERDDRDLNRLKEIQPAYIYDSIPFDVRKGAVGLFMVEVARKAIREREENQPLFRFLFERFAGLDATQEGVANYHLAFLLELSSYLGFSPAGEYNTATPFFDLEAGEFVALPPAHTRYLVDETALAFYEMLHHSAPKSHLLRLDREVRQKLLNELIRYFQLHLEGMGEVNAHLILREVF; translated from the coding sequence ATGTTGGTAAAAACCCGCGGTATTGTCTTTCGTACCCACAAATACGGCGAATCCAGCCTGATTGTGGAGATGTACACCGAGCAGAAGGGTTTGCGCAAGTACATCATCAGTGGGGTCCGTTCCGCCAAGGCTCGTACCCAAGCCAGTTTGCTGCAAGTCATGACCTTGTTGGAAATTGTCGCCTACGAACGGGATGATCGTGACCTAAACCGCCTTAAAGAAATCCAACCTGCTTACATCTACGACTCGATTCCGTTTGACGTCCGCAAAGGTGCAGTGGGCTTGTTCATGGTAGAAGTAGCACGTAAAGCCATCCGGGAGCGCGAAGAGAACCAGCCATTATTTCGGTTTTTATTTGAGCGTTTTGCGGGCTTGGATGCTACACAGGAAGGCGTGGCCAATTACCATCTGGCTTTTCTTTTAGAATTGTCGTCTTATCTAGGCTTCTCACCGGCCGGGGAATACAATACAGCTACTCCTTTTTTTGATCTTGAAGCCGGCGAATTTGTAGCACTCCCCCCAGCCCATACTCGGTATTTGGTGGATGAAACGGCGCTGGCTTTTTACGAAATGCTGCATCATTCCGCGCCAAAATCGCATCTACTCCGCCTGGATCGAGAAGTGCGCCAAAAGTTACTCAACGAACTCATTCGCTATTTCCAGCTTCATCTGGAAGGGATGGGCGAGGTGAATGCCCACCTTATTTTGCGAGAGGTTTTTTAG
- a CDS encoding ATP-binding cassette domain-containing protein, with amino-acid sequence MKNLLEVDGVILEFGTKRILQDVYLKCETGEITGLLGRNGTGKSSLFKILFGALTANSQSVRINKNTLISSNRSPKYIRYLPQHHFAPDFFTVKRLCKDFEVDFSDLTSTFPEFEKDYKSKLATLSSGQRRIIEIFIILTSSTKFCLLDEPFSQVMPIHVNSIKQLILREKTNKGIIITDHLYEHIIDSCDRLYVISDGKTYLTNSANDLATLGYTRSWYRPPG; translated from the coding sequence ATGAAAAACCTACTAGAAGTTGATGGTGTTATCTTGGAATTTGGTACTAAACGAATTCTACAAGATGTATACTTGAAGTGTGAAACAGGCGAAATCACTGGGCTATTAGGTAGGAATGGAACAGGTAAATCAAGTCTCTTCAAGATTTTATTCGGAGCATTAACCGCAAATTCTCAATCAGTGAGAATAAATAAAAACACACTGATTAGTTCAAACCGTTCCCCTAAGTACATTAGGTACTTACCTCAACATCATTTTGCACCTGACTTCTTCACCGTAAAAAGACTTTGCAAAGACTTTGAAGTTGACTTCTCTGATTTAACAAGCACCTTCCCTGAATTCGAGAAAGATTACAAATCAAAATTAGCAACCTTATCATCGGGCCAAAGACGGATTATTGAAATCTTTATCATACTGACATCATCTACAAAATTCTGTCTATTGGATGAACCGTTCTCGCAAGTAATGCCCATTCATGTAAATTCGATAAAGCAACTAATCTTACGTGAAAAAACGAATAAAGGAATAATAATAACGGACCACCTGTATGAGCATATTATTGACTCATGTGACCGTCTGTACGTCATTAGTGATGGAAAGACCTATTTGACAAACAGTGCTAATGATTTAGCAACCCTGGGTTATACCCGAAGTTGGTATAGACCGCCTGGCTAG
- a CDS encoding ribonuclease HII, with product MLASFLSEHLIEAGCDEAGRGCLAGPVFAAAVILPKDFTHPLLNDSKQLSEKKRYAAREVVEKEALAWAVAQVDPAEIDEINILRASFVAMHRALDQLTIRPEQLLIDGNRFHPYRETPHHTIIKGDGKYLSIAAASILAKTYRDDYMLRIHEDFPHYRWDSNKGYPAKVHREAIAKHGPSPYHRMSFRLLPDSSQGSLF from the coding sequence ATGCTGGCTTCCTTTTTAAGCGAACACCTGATCGAAGCGGGCTGTGATGAAGCCGGGCGTGGCTGTCTTGCCGGGCCAGTATTTGCAGCAGCCGTCATTTTACCCAAAGATTTTACCCACCCCCTCCTGAATGACTCGAAGCAGCTGAGTGAAAAGAAACGTTACGCGGCTCGGGAAGTCGTAGAGAAAGAAGCCCTGGCTTGGGCCGTAGCCCAGGTAGACCCCGCTGAGATTGACGAAATCAATATCCTGCGTGCCTCTTTTGTAGCCATGCACCGGGCACTGGACCAGTTGACGATCCGCCCCGAGCAGCTCCTGATTGACGGAAATCGATTCCACCCTTATCGGGAGACGCCTCACCATACCATCATCAAGGGAGACGGTAAATACTTATCCATCGCAGCGGCCAGTATTCTGGCCAAGACCTACCGCGACGACTACATGCTGCGCATCCACGAAGACTTTCCCCATTATCGCTGGGATAGCAACAAAGGTTACCCCGCCAAAGTACACCGGGAAGCCATTGCCAAACACGGACCCAGCCCCTACCACCGGATGTCGTTTCGGCTTTTGCCGGATAGTAGCCAGGGGAGTTTGTTTTGA
- the hppD gene encoding 4-hydroxyphenylpyruvate dioxygenase, which produces MSSTTTAPEKIYQEAADFMPLLGTDYVELYVSNAKQAAHFYQTAMGFQPLAYAGLQTGLRDRESYVLQQEKIRLVLTSPLKSGTAIGKHIDLHGDGVKVVALWVEDATTAYQEATSRGAKSYLEPVTEEDQHGKVVRSGIHTYGETVHIFVERKDYQGVFLPGYQPWKSSYQPSPIGLQYIDHMVGNVELGGMNKWVDFYANVMGFTQIVSFDDKDISTEYTALMSKVMSNGNGRIKFPINEPAAGLRKSQIEEYLDFYEGAGVQHLAVATDDIIGTVKELQSRGIEFLQVPGTYYDTLLDRVGEIEEDLAPLRELGILVDRDDEGYLLQIFTKPIQPRPTMFFEIIQRKGARSFGKGNFKALFEAIEREQELRGTL; this is translated from the coding sequence ATGTCTAGCACTACCACCGCTCCCGAAAAGATTTACCAGGAAGCTGCCGATTTCATGCCTCTACTCGGTACCGATTACGTGGAGTTGTACGTAAGTAATGCGAAGCAAGCAGCTCATTTTTACCAAACGGCGATGGGTTTTCAGCCTTTGGCTTACGCGGGTCTACAAACGGGTCTACGTGATCGGGAATCCTACGTTTTACAGCAAGAAAAAATTCGTCTGGTGCTCACTTCTCCATTAAAAAGTGGAACTGCTATTGGAAAGCATATTGACCTGCATGGCGATGGGGTCAAAGTGGTTGCGCTGTGGGTAGAGGATGCCACAACAGCTTATCAGGAGGCCACCAGCCGCGGCGCAAAATCTTACTTGGAACCAGTAACCGAAGAAGATCAGCACGGCAAAGTAGTGCGTTCAGGAATTCATACCTACGGAGAAACCGTTCACATTTTTGTGGAACGCAAGGATTATCAGGGCGTATTCTTACCCGGTTACCAGCCATGGAAGTCTAGCTATCAACCCTCACCAATCGGCCTTCAGTACATCGACCACATGGTGGGCAATGTAGAGCTCGGAGGTATGAACAAATGGGTGGATTTCTATGCCAATGTCATGGGCTTTACCCAGATCGTTTCTTTCGATGACAAGGACATCTCTACCGAATACACGGCCCTCATGAGTAAGGTGATGAGCAACGGTAACGGCCGGATCAAATTCCCCATAAATGAGCCTGCTGCCGGCCTGCGTAAATCGCAAATTGAAGAATACCTGGATTTCTACGAAGGGGCGGGCGTTCAGCACCTGGCTGTCGCCACAGATGATATCATCGGGACGGTGAAAGAGCTGCAAAGCCGTGGGATTGAGTTCCTACAAGTTCCGGGCACCTATTATGACACCCTCCTGGACCGGGTGGGCGAAATAGAAGAAGACCTCGCTCCACTTCGCGAGTTGGGCATCCTGGTAGACCGCGATGACGAAGGCTATTTGCTGCAAATTTTCACTAAGCCCATCCAGCCTCGTCCGACCATGTTTTTCGAAATTATTCAACGCAAAGGAGCACGCTCCTTCGGCAAAGGCAATTTCAAAGCCCTCTTCGAAGCCATCGAGCGGGAGCAAGAGTTGAGAGGTACTTTGTAG
- a CDS encoding OPT family oligopeptide transporter, whose amino-acid sequence MSNQKKPYISPETILPETTGKALILGALLSIILSAANTYLGLFAGLTVSASIPAAVISMAVLRMFKEHNILENNIVQTAASAGESLAAGVIFTFPALVLMGFWENFNYLETVLVALCGGVLGVLFTVPLRSALIIQQNLQFPEGVATAEVLKSGEEGGRSIRFLAWGALVGALVKLCEAGFKLWNGVAEGAALAGKKAYLYFGINLSPALIAVGYIVGIRIAILVFIGGAISWWIAIPAYIAMNGAPEGAGSVDMGYGIWSTQIRYLGVGAMVVGGLWALIDLRSSIVYAVKSGIKAIREKVDISTVLRTEQDAPMSWVILAIGVMIVPIFIIYLRMVGDVPISALMAILMVVAGFLFSAVAGYMAGLVGSSNNPISGVTIATILTSALILLALMGSGAERGPAAAIMIGAVVCCAAAIAGDNMQDLKAGHILGATPRKQQIMQMVGVVSAALVLPLVLQLLLTGYGFGPATAENPDALAAPQATLMASVAEGVFKGGLPWTMVYIGMGIGVLIILVDKYLEKAGIDFRVPILAVAVGLYLPFELDSAIMLGGLISWMVSRYQNKHKASKGEAHAAAEKSSERTGLLIASGLITGEALIGILLALPVAIYGSSEVLSLGIELGTIAGVVVILAICYWIYQQAAKAYAEEKG is encoded by the coding sequence ATGTCCAATCAGAAAAAGCCATACATTAGTCCAGAAACTATTCTTCCCGAGACGACGGGAAAGGCCCTTATTCTAGGTGCTTTGTTGTCCATCATTCTTTCAGCAGCCAATACTTATCTGGGGCTCTTTGCGGGCCTTACGGTTTCGGCAAGTATCCCCGCTGCGGTTATTTCCATGGCCGTATTGAGAATGTTCAAGGAACACAATATCCTGGAAAACAACATCGTACAAACAGCCGCCTCGGCGGGTGAGTCGCTAGCGGCGGGGGTGATTTTCACCTTTCCTGCTCTGGTTTTGATGGGTTTCTGGGAAAATTTCAATTACCTGGAAACCGTACTGGTAGCACTTTGCGGTGGTGTCTTAGGCGTATTGTTTACCGTACCGCTCCGTTCGGCTTTGATCATTCAGCAAAACTTGCAGTTCCCCGAAGGTGTAGCGACCGCAGAAGTACTAAAATCAGGGGAAGAGGGTGGTCGTTCCATCCGTTTCCTGGCCTGGGGTGCTTTGGTTGGCGCGCTGGTGAAGCTCTGTGAAGCAGGGTTTAAGCTATGGAACGGCGTTGCGGAAGGGGCCGCGCTGGCCGGTAAGAAAGCCTACCTCTATTTTGGGATCAACTTGTCTCCGGCCTTAATTGCCGTAGGCTACATTGTGGGCATCCGAATTGCTATCCTGGTATTTATCGGCGGCGCCATCAGTTGGTGGATCGCTATCCCTGCTTACATTGCCATGAACGGAGCACCGGAAGGCGCTGGTTCCGTGGATATGGGCTACGGAATCTGGAGTACCCAAATCCGTTATCTAGGCGTCGGCGCCATGGTTGTTGGCGGACTTTGGGCACTGATCGACTTACGCAGTTCGATCGTTTATGCTGTCAAGAGCGGGATTAAAGCCATTCGGGAAAAAGTAGACATCAGTACTGTATTGCGGACGGAACAGGACGCGCCCATGTCGTGGGTCATCTTGGCGATTGGGGTGATGATTGTTCCCATTTTCATTATTTACCTTCGCATGGTTGGTGATGTTCCCATCTCGGCGTTGATGGCGATCTTGATGGTCGTTGCGGGTTTTCTTTTCTCTGCCGTAGCTGGATACATGGCGGGATTGGTAGGAAGCTCCAACAACCCGATTTCGGGAGTTACGATTGCGACGATTCTTACTTCCGCGCTCATCTTACTGGCTTTGATGGGATCGGGTGCCGAGCGTGGGCCGGCGGCGGCCATTATGATTGGTGCGGTGGTATGTTGTGCAGCGGCCATTGCTGGCGACAATATGCAGGACTTAAAAGCCGGGCATATCCTTGGGGCTACTCCGCGCAAGCAGCAAATCATGCAAATGGTCGGCGTTGTTTCGGCGGCATTGGTTTTGCCTTTAGTCCTGCAATTACTCCTGACGGGGTACGGATTTGGTCCCGCTACAGCGGAAAATCCTGATGCATTGGCAGCTCCACAAGCCACGCTAATGGCCAGTGTTGCCGAAGGCGTATTCAAAGGTGGCTTACCCTGGACGATGGTCTACATCGGCATGGGAATTGGTGTACTGATCATTTTGGTGGACAAATATCTGGAAAAAGCAGGCATCGACTTCAGGGTTCCAATCCTGGCGGTGGCTGTTGGTCTTTATCTCCCCTTTGAGCTGGACAGCGCAATCATGTTGGGTGGTCTCATTTCCTGGATGGTGAGTCGTTACCAAAACAAACACAAAGCCAGCAAGGGTGAAGCCCACGCCGCCGCAGAGAAGTCTAGTGAACGCACGGGCCTATTGATCGCCTCTGGTTTGATCACGGGCGAAGCCTTAATTGGAATTCTTTTGGCGCTACCCGTAGCTATTTATGGCAGCTCAGAAGTGTTATCACTAGGTATTGAACTCGGCACGATTGCCGGAGTGGTGGTCATTTTGGCCATCTGCTACTGGATTTACCAGCAAGCGGCCAAGGCTTACGCTGAAGAGAAAGGGTAG
- a CDS encoding M20 family metallo-hydrolase, whose product MELIAITPNHPVCVQVIKLLEQLIGTPSFSREEKDTAGLLAAFFADKGLKAMREKNNVWVKHPHWRAGLPVILLNSHHDTVKPAASWQRDPFVAQWEGDQLFGLGSNDAGGPLISLIAAFLLLKDRQDLPFNLIMAATAEEEISGSGGIAHVLPQLGPIAGGIVGEPTSGDVAIAERGLIVIDGEAQGVSGHAAREEGTNALYLALEDIARLRNFTFPKVSPLLGGVKVSVTQINAGSQHNVVPDRCRFVMDVRVNEHYTNEEVVAALQAECKSILTPRSLRLQSSGIAEDHPLAKAVASLGWSTYGSPTLSDQALMPFPTIKLGPGDSARSHTADEFIRRTEIIAGIKTYLSVLEQLKFDETWISKV is encoded by the coding sequence TTGGAGCTCATTGCTATCACCCCAAATCATCCTGTCTGTGTCCAGGTTATCAAATTACTGGAACAACTGATCGGAACGCCCTCTTTTTCGCGGGAAGAAAAAGATACAGCGGGTTTACTTGCAGCATTTTTTGCCGATAAGGGCCTAAAAGCCATGCGGGAGAAGAACAATGTATGGGTAAAGCATCCTCATTGGCGCGCCGGCTTGCCGGTCATCTTATTAAACTCCCACCATGATACCGTCAAACCGGCTGCGAGCTGGCAGCGCGATCCCTTCGTCGCACAGTGGGAAGGTGACCAGCTTTTTGGCCTTGGGAGCAATGATGCTGGCGGGCCGCTCATAAGCTTGATTGCTGCTTTTTTGTTGCTCAAAGACCGGCAAGACTTACCCTTCAACCTCATCATGGCAGCTACTGCCGAGGAGGAGATCAGTGGTTCTGGTGGAATTGCTCATGTTTTACCACAACTAGGTCCGATAGCCGGAGGGATTGTTGGCGAACCTACTTCAGGCGACGTAGCCATCGCCGAACGCGGCCTGATTGTCATTGATGGGGAAGCACAGGGCGTTTCGGGGCATGCCGCTCGTGAAGAAGGAACCAATGCTTTGTACCTGGCACTGGAGGATATTGCGCGTTTACGCAATTTTACGTTTCCAAAAGTATCGCCTTTACTGGGAGGTGTGAAGGTTTCGGTAACGCAAATTAATGCAGGTAGCCAGCACAACGTAGTGCCCGATCGTTGCCGTTTTGTGATGGATGTGAGGGTAAATGAGCATTATACCAACGAAGAAGTAGTGGCTGCGCTACAGGCCGAGTGCAAATCGATACTGACACCACGCTCGCTTCGGTTGCAATCCTCTGGCATCGCAGAAGATCATCCCCTGGCTAAAGCTGTGGCGTCACTTGGATGGTCTACCTACGGTTCACCAACCTTGAGCGATCAAGCATTGATGCCTTTTCCGACCATTAAGCTAGGTCCCGGGGACAGTGCCCGCTCGCATACTGCCGATGAATTCATTCGGCGAACGGAGATCATTGCCGGGATCAAAACTTACCTTAGCGTCCTCGAGCAACTAAAATTTGACGAAACATGGATTTCAAAAGTGTAA
- a CDS encoding acyl-CoA thioesterase has protein sequence MDFKSVKDSEVFISVLMQPSHSNFGGKIHGGYILSLMDQIAFACASKFSGAYCVTASVDTVDFRNPIEIGELVTMKASINYVGRSSMVVGIRVESENIQNGFVKHCNSSYFTMVAKDETGNTTTVPGLILNSEIDLRRFVKSIRRIEMKKAHREDYQALDVSTPESLEMLSQYNVQVNLPQDNE, from the coding sequence ATGGATTTCAAAAGTGTAAAGGATTCCGAGGTTTTTATTTCAGTGCTGATGCAGCCCTCTCACTCCAATTTTGGCGGTAAGATTCACGGTGGTTATATCCTCTCCCTCATGGATCAGATTGCCTTTGCTTGTGCTTCCAAATTTTCAGGAGCATATTGTGTAACGGCTTCGGTGGATACCGTTGATTTTAGAAATCCTATTGAAATCGGCGAACTGGTCACGATGAAAGCATCGATCAATTACGTAGGCCGCTCTTCAATGGTAGTCGGTATTCGGGTAGAATCCGAAAATATCCAGAATGGTTTTGTCAAACATTGCAATTCCTCCTACTTTACGATGGTCGCCAAAGATGAAACAGGCAATACGACGACGGTGCCGGGCTTGATTTTGAACAGCGAAATTGATCTCCGCCGTTTTGTCAAAAGCATACGTAGAATAGAAATGAAAAAAGCTCACCGCGAAGATTATCAGGCCCTCGATGTGAGTACGCCTGAATCACTGGAAATGCTTTCCCAATATAACGTACAAGTAAACCTTCCCCAAGACAATGAGTAA
- the argH gene encoding argininosuccinate lyase, with product MSNTPKNKLWQKAYGLDAKIEAFTVGRDRELDLQLAPFDIAGSLAHGKMLSEVGLLPPEEYELLAEQLRQLYHKALEGEFVIEEGVEDVHSQVEMLLTSALGDIGKKIHSGRSRNDQVLVDLRLFFRAELATIVRQISTLSSLLLEKAEANKDVLLPGYTHLQVAMVSSFGLWFSAYAESLVDDLELWRATHHIINQNPLGSAAGYGSSFPLNRQRTTELLGFRELAYNVVHAQMGRGKTELHFSFALAGTAQTLGKLAMDVCLYNSQNFGFLKLPDDLTTGSSIMPHKKNPDVFELLRGRCNQLLTLPAQMAQLNGNLPSGYHRDFQLLKEVLFPAISQMKQVLEMTTYAIAHLEVKDHLLEDEKYRLLYSVEAVNAAVLDGLPFRDAYQKIGAQIAAGTFDPPRDLKHTHEGSLGNLCLPQIKAKKEMVMHQFDFTSWEEAMTELTR from the coding sequence ATGAGTAATACTCCCAAAAACAAACTTTGGCAAAAAGCATACGGCCTAGATGCCAAAATTGAAGCTTTCACCGTAGGCCGCGACCGTGAGTTGGATCTTCAATTGGCTCCTTTTGATATCGCTGGTTCTCTGGCTCACGGGAAAATGTTGAGTGAAGTAGGCTTGTTGCCGCCAGAAGAATACGAATTGCTGGCCGAGCAATTACGCCAGCTTTATCACAAAGCACTGGAAGGGGAGTTTGTCATTGAGGAAGGGGTTGAGGATGTCCACTCTCAGGTAGAGATGTTGCTTACTTCGGCCTTGGGGGACATTGGTAAAAAAATCCACAGTGGCCGTTCCCGTAATGATCAGGTATTGGTGGATTTGCGACTTTTTTTTCGGGCAGAGCTGGCTACAATCGTTCGTCAGATATCTACTTTGAGTAGCCTTTTATTGGAAAAAGCGGAAGCCAATAAAGATGTTTTGCTGCCAGGGTATACGCATTTACAGGTTGCTATGGTTTCCAGCTTTGGCCTGTGGTTCAGCGCTTATGCCGAAAGCTTGGTGGATGACTTGGAGCTATGGCGTGCTACGCACCATATTATCAACCAAAATCCTTTGGGATCTGCGGCGGGCTACGGTTCGTCTTTCCCCTTGAACCGTCAGCGGACGACCGAATTACTAGGTTTTCGAGAACTGGCCTATAATGTGGTACACGCCCAAATGGGTAGGGGTAAAACGGAACTGCACTTTAGCTTTGCCTTGGCGGGGACGGCTCAAACTTTGGGTAAATTAGCGATGGACGTTTGTTTATACAACTCCCAGAATTTTGGTTTTCTAAAGCTTCCCGATGACTTGACTACGGGCTCCAGCATTATGCCGCATAAAAAGAATCCAGATGTATTCGAGTTGCTCCGCGGGCGCTGCAATCAACTGCTCACTTTGCCAGCGCAAATGGCGCAGCTTAATGGTAATTTACCTTCCGGTTACCACCGCGATTTTCAATTGTTAAAGGAGGTACTCTTTCCCGCGATTTCTCAAATGAAACAGGTGTTGGAAATGACGACTTATGCCATTGCTCACTTGGAGGTTAAGGATCATCTTTTGGAAGACGAAAAGTACCGCTTGCTGTATAGCGTGGAAGCGGTCAATGCTGCAGTACTGGATGGCTTGCCGTTTCGCGATGCCTACCAAAAAATAGGCGCACAAATTGCCGCTGGCACCTTCGATCCGCCCCGAGATTTAAAACACACGCATGAGGGTAGTCTCGGGAATCTTTGCTTGCCGCAAATAAAAGCCAAAAAGGAGATGGTAATGCATCAATTTGACTTCACGTCCTGGGAGGAAGCGATGACTGAACTTACAAGATGA
- the proS gene encoding proline--tRNA ligase — MAKAIANREENYSQWYIDIVKKANLADNSAVRGCMVIKPYGYALWENMRDQLDKMFKETGHVNAYFPLFVPKSLFEAEEKNAEGFAKECAVVTHYRLKNNPDEPGKLMVDPEAKLEEELVVRPTSEAIIWNTYRDWITSYRDLPLLINQWANVVRWEMRTRLFLRTAEFLWQEGHTAHATKEEAIEEARRMQDVYAQFAEEYMAMPVVRGTKSESERFAGADDTYTIEALMQDGKALQAGTSHFLGQNFAKAFEVKFSNENNQEEYVWATSWGVSTRLIGGLIMTHSDNEGLVLPPKLAPVQVVIIPIPKPGEEIDEVAEKLMKELKAKGIRVQYDTDAKKRPGFKFAEHELRGVPVRVGIGMRDLENGVVEIARRDTKEKSTQALEGVVDHIEQLLEDIQNNLFNRALKFREEKTTSVDTFEEFKAVLDQDIPGFIAAHWDGTNETEQKIKELTQATIRCIPNDAPEEEGKCVLTGKPSSRRVLFAKAY, encoded by the coding sequence ATGGCTAAAGCAATTGCAAACCGGGAAGAGAATTATTCTCAATGGTACATTGATATTGTAAAGAAAGCGAACCTTGCCGACAATTCCGCGGTGCGGGGATGTATGGTCATTAAGCCTTATGGTTACGCACTTTGGGAAAATATGCGTGATCAATTGGACAAAATGTTCAAAGAAACGGGACACGTAAACGCTTATTTTCCACTTTTTGTACCAAAGAGCTTGTTTGAAGCGGAAGAAAAAAATGCCGAAGGATTTGCGAAGGAATGCGCAGTCGTTACCCATTATCGCCTCAAAAACAATCCGGATGAGCCAGGCAAATTAATGGTGGATCCAGAGGCCAAGTTGGAAGAAGAATTGGTGGTTCGCCCAACCAGTGAAGCCATCATTTGGAATACTTATCGTGATTGGATTACCTCTTACCGCGATCTGCCTTTGCTGATCAACCAGTGGGCCAATGTTGTGCGCTGGGAAATGCGGACACGGCTGTTTTTGCGTACGGCCGAATTTCTGTGGCAGGAAGGCCACACTGCTCACGCTACCAAAGAAGAAGCGATTGAAGAGGCCCGGCGTATGCAAGACGTCTACGCCCAGTTTGCGGAAGAATACATGGCCATGCCTGTTGTTCGCGGAACCAAATCCGAAAGCGAGCGCTTCGCTGGTGCGGATGACACCTACACCATTGAAGCGCTGATGCAAGATGGTAAAGCACTGCAAGCAGGCACATCCCACTTTTTAGGTCAGAATTTCGCAAAAGCCTTTGAGGTGAAATTCTCGAATGAAAACAACCAGGAAGAATATGTTTGGGCAACCTCCTGGGGGGTATCTACCCGGTTGATTGGGGGGCTCATCATGACGCATTCTGATAATGAAGGTTTGGTACTACCGCCTAAATTGGCTCCTGTACAAGTGGTGATCATTCCTATCCCAAAACCAGGGGAAGAGATTGATGAGGTCGCTGAAAAACTGATGAAAGAATTAAAAGCCAAAGGAATTCGCGTACAGTATGATACGGATGCTAAAAAGCGTCCTGGCTTCAAGTTTGCTGAACACGAACTACGTGGCGTGCCTGTACGCGTAGGAATTGGTATGCGTGATTTGGAAAACGGTGTCGTAGAAATCGCCCGCCGCGACACCAAGGAAAAATCAACTCAAGCGCTGGAAGGAGTCGTAGATCACATTGAGCAATTGTTGGAAGACATTCAGAACAACCTGTTTAATCGTGCGCTGAAGTTCCGCGAAGAAAAAACCACCAGCGTTGATACTTTCGAGGAATTCAAAGCAGTATTGGATCAGGATATTCCTGGGTTTATTGCTGCTCACTGGGACGGTACCAACGAAACGGAACAAAAGATCAAGGAACTAACCCAAGCTACGATCCGTTGTATTCCCAACGATGCGCCCGAAGAAGAGGGAAAATGCGTGCTCACTGGAAAACCCTCCAGCAGGAGAGTCTTATTTGCTAAGGCTTATTAA
- a CDS encoding DUF4291 domain-containing protein, translating into MNSLLLENYQEQQARLPNSGQHLCAQFTADDIIVYQAYRPAIADFAVREQSFGGPHYSFSRMTWIKPGFMWMMYRAGWATKPNQERILAIRFKLEGFLAILEAAVHSSFQQAVYQDQENWQAALSNSGVRLQWDPDHDPYGQKLDRRAIQIGLKGEWVQRFNEEWILEIIDVTDFAQQQYAILSASGMGKLEVPVENVFPLNQYPLIKQRLGAD; encoded by the coding sequence ATGAACTCATTATTACTAGAAAACTACCAAGAACAACAAGCCCGCTTGCCCAATAGTGGACAACATCTTTGTGCCCAATTTACGGCGGATGATATTATCGTTTACCAAGCCTATCGTCCGGCAATTGCTGATTTTGCGGTACGCGAACAATCTTTTGGCGGACCGCATTATTCGTTTTCTCGTATGACCTGGATCAAACCTGGGTTTATGTGGATGATGTACCGGGCTGGATGGGCCACTAAACCCAACCAGGAACGCATTCTTGCTATTCGTTTTAAGTTGGAGGGCTTTTTAGCAATCCTGGAAGCAGCTGTACATTCCAGCTTTCAGCAAGCTGTCTATCAGGATCAAGAAAACTGGCAGGCGGCATTGAGTAATTCGGGAGTTAGATTGCAGTGGGATCCAGATCATGATCCATACGGGCAGAAACTTGATCGGAGGGCTATTCAAATAGGCCTTAAAGGAGAGTGGGTGCAGCGCTTCAATGAAGAATGGATATTGGAAATTATAGATGTTACCGATTTTGCCCAACAGCAATATGCCATCCTTTCTGCGTCTGGTATGGGGAAATTAGAAGTACCTGTGGAAAACGTATTCCCTTTGAATCAGTATCCATTAATTAAGCAACGTCTTGGTGCAGATTAG